The Microterricola viridarii nucleotide sequence CTGCCCGCGGGTGGCCGCCGTCTGCGTCTACGGCGACATGGTCCCGTACGCGGTCGCGGCCCTCGGCGCCGCCCACGGCGACCCGGACAAGGGCGGCGTCAGCGTCGCCGCCGTCGCCACCGCGTTCCCGAGTGGCCGGGCGTCCCGCTCGATCAAGCTCGAGGACACGGCCGACGCCGTGCGGGCGGGCGCGGACGAGATCGACATGGTCATCGACCGTGGCGCGTTCCTCTCCGGCCGCTACGGCCTCGTCTACGACGAGATCGTCGCCGTCAAGGAGGCGTGCAAGCGCCCGGACGGCAGCTATGCCCACCTCAAGGTGATCCTGGAGACCGGCGAGCTGAACACCTACGACAACGTGCGCCGGGCATCCTGGCTGGCGATCCTCGCGGGGGCGGACTTCATCAAGACCTCCACCGGCAAGGTCGCCCCGGCGGCGACCCTGCCGGTCACGCTGCTGATGCTCGAGGTCGTGCGTGACTGGTACCGCCTCACGGGCGAGAAGATCGGCGTCAAGCCGGCCGGCGGCATCCGCTCGTCCAAGGACGCCATCAAGTACGTGGTGACCGTGGCCGAGACCGTCGGTGAGGAGTGGCTGACGCCGCACCTGTTCCGCTTCGGCGCCTCCAGCCTGCTGAACGACGTGCTCTTGCAGCGACAGAAGATGGCGAGCGGTCACTACTCCGGCGCCGACTACGTGACGATCGACTAAGGACCAGACACATGAGTTTTCTCGAATACGCACCAGCCCCTGAGTCGCAGTCGATACTGCACCTGAAGAGCGATTACGGCCTGTTCATCGACGGCGAGTTCGTCGAGGGCCAGGGAACGCCGTTCCAGACCATCTCCCCGGCGACGGAGAAGCACATCGCGAACATCGCCCACGCCTCAGAGGCCGACGTCGACCGCGCCGTCGCCGCAGCCCGCCGGGCCTACGACACCACCTGGTCGCGGATGTCCGGCAGCGACAGGGGCAAGTACCTGTTCCGCATCGCCCGGCTCGTGCAGGAGCGGGCCCGCGAGCTCGCCGTCGCCGAGACCCTCGACAACGGCAAGCCGATCAAGGAGAGCCGCGACGTCGACGTGCCCCTCGTCGCCGCCTGGTTCTTCTACTACGCCGGCTGGGCAGACAAGCTCGACCACGCCGGCCTCGGCGCCAACCCCGCCTCGCTCGGCGTCGCCGCCCAGGTGATCCCGTGGAACTTCCCGCTGCTGATGCTGGCGTGGAAGATCGCCCCGGCGCTCGCCGCCGGCAACACCGTCGTCATCAAGCCGGCCGAGACCACCTCGCTCTCCGCGATGATCTTCGCCGAGATCCTGCAGCAGGCTGACCTGCCCGCCGGCGTCGTCAACATCGTCACCGGCGCGGGCGAGACCGGCTCGGCGCTCGTCAACCACGGCGACGTCAACAAGGTGGCCTTCACCGGCTCCACCGCGGTCGGCCGCATGATCGCCCGCTCGACCGCCGGAACGGACAAGCGCCTCACCCTCGAGCTCGGCGGCAAGGCGGCGAACATCGTCTTCGACGACGCCCCCATCGACCAGGCCATCGAGGGCATCGTCAACGGCATCTTCTTCAACCAGGGCCACGTCTGCTGCGCAGGCAGCCGGCTCCTCGTGCAGGAGAACATCCACGACGAGGTCATCGACCGGCTGAAGGCCCGCCTCTCCACGCTCCGCCTCGGCGACCCGCTCGACAAGAACACCGACATCGGGGCCATCAACAGCCGCGAGCAGCTGGAGCGCATCCGTGAGCTCAGCGACATCGGCGAGCAGGAGGGTGCAGAGCGCTGGACGGCGGACTGCGCCATCCCCGAGAACGGCTTCTGGTTCGCGCCGACCATCTTCACCAACGTGTCCACCAGCAACCGCATCGCCCGCGACGAGGTCTTCGGCCCCGTGCTCTCCGTGCTCACGTTCCGCACGCCGGCCGAGGCCATCGCCAAGGCCAACAACACGCCGTACGGCCTCTCCGCCGGCATCTGGACCGACAAGGGCAGCCGCATCCTGGCCGTGGCCGACAAGCTGCGCGCCGGTGTGATCTGGGCGAACACCTTCAACCGCTTCGACCCGGCCAGCCCGTTCGGCGGCTACAAGGAGTCCGGCTACGGCCGCGAGGGCGGCCGCCACGGCCTCGCCGCGTACCTGAAGCCGGCCTCCAGCACCGCGGCGCCGGCCAAGGCCGTCACCGCAGCATCAACCAGTGCCATTACCCCGAAGGCCAAGACCGCAAAGAAGGCCAGCAAATGACCCGCCTCGCCGTTCCCAAGACCTACAAGCTCTACATCGGCGGCAAGTTCCCGCGCAGCGAGTCCGGGCGCACCTACGAGGTGCTCTCGAACAGCGGCGAGTTCCTCGCCAACGCCGCCATGGCCAGCCGCAAGGATGCCAGGGACGCCGTGGTCGCGGCCCGCTCCGCCGTCTCCGGCTGGTCCGGGGCGACCGGCTACAACCGCGGCCAGGTGCTCTACCGCATTGCCGAGCTGCTCGAGGGCCGTCGCGCCCAGTTCGTCGCGGAGATCCGCGACGTCGAG carries:
- the deoC gene encoding deoxyribose-phosphate aldolase — protein: MPTERALALIGGEPSDANLRRYLHGIPGVDAVGLEQRAAALGTRSVKTTSKAWALDTIIKLIDLTTLEGADTPGKVRSLVAKALTPDAGDPSCPRVAAVCVYGDMVPYAVAALGAAHGDPDKGGVSVAAVATAFPSGRASRSIKLEDTADAVRAGADEIDMVIDRGAFLSGRYGLVYDEIVAVKEACKRPDGSYAHLKVILETGELNTYDNVRRASWLAILAGADFIKTSTGKVAPAATLPVTLLMLEVVRDWYRLTGEKIGVKPAGGIRSSKDAIKYVVTVAETVGEEWLTPHLFRFGASSLLNDVLLQRQKMASGHYSGADYVTID
- a CDS encoding aldehyde dehydrogenase family protein; translated protein: MSFLEYAPAPESQSILHLKSDYGLFIDGEFVEGQGTPFQTISPATEKHIANIAHASEADVDRAVAAARRAYDTTWSRMSGSDRGKYLFRIARLVQERARELAVAETLDNGKPIKESRDVDVPLVAAWFFYYAGWADKLDHAGLGANPASLGVAAQVIPWNFPLLMLAWKIAPALAAGNTVVIKPAETTSLSAMIFAEILQQADLPAGVVNIVTGAGETGSALVNHGDVNKVAFTGSTAVGRMIARSTAGTDKRLTLELGGKAANIVFDDAPIDQAIEGIVNGIFFNQGHVCCAGSRLLVQENIHDEVIDRLKARLSTLRLGDPLDKNTDIGAINSREQLERIRELSDIGEQEGAERWTADCAIPENGFWFAPTIFTNVSTSNRIARDEVFGPVLSVLTFRTPAEAIAKANNTPYGLSAGIWTDKGSRILAVADKLRAGVIWANTFNRFDPASPFGGYKESGYGREGGRHGLAAYLKPASSTAAPAKAVTAASTSAITPKAKTAKKASK